The DNA sequence CTTTCTCCACATCGAGCAAGAGGCTTTTGTGTATCGCCGATTTTTTTGACAAATTTAAAAATTTATGCTAATAAATCACTGGATTCAGTTCCAGACTCAGCAATGAGTTCCCAACGTGACATCGGCAGATGAAACAGGAAGCCCACGCCGCCTCTCCCGTTCTGGGCTGGGTACGTCACGTAAAGTTACTGGGGCTCTGGAGTTGGAAGCTGGTTGAAAGAAGGATTTTTTTCGTTATAGATGGTTCCATCGGGCATGATTGCCCCACCTAAACTGGCTTGTGTTAGATCAACAGTACTCAAGTCTATGCCCTTCAAAGTTGCTCCCGTCAGGTCAGCCTCCTCTAGATTCGCACCACTCAAATTCGCCTCACTTAAATTCGCACCTGCTAAGTTAGCTCCCCATAAATTGGCTCCTGCTAAATTAGCTCCCGTGAGGTCAGCCTCACTCAGGTTCATTCCCCATAAATCAGCCATCGTCAGGTCTGCTTGACTCAGATTGGCCTTACTTAAGTCAGCGCCACTCAGATTCGTCTTACTCAGATTGGCTTCTTGGAGTAATCCACCAGGAGTAATTAAGTACATCCCTGCCTGAGTAGGTTCAAACCCTGAAGGAAATTGAGTCGCTTCGTCATAGAACGCCCCCTGAAGGTTTGCACCTTCAAGGGTGGTGAAGCGGAGATCCACACCAAACAAGTTAACCTTCCTCAAATCAGCTCCACTGAGGTCGGCTCCCTTCAGGTTTACGCCTTGAAGTAACACACCTGGAGCAATTAAGTAAGCTCCCTGTTTGCTGGGGTCAAAGTCCTTAGGGAATTGAGTCGCTTCATTGTAGAGAGCATCAGTAAGATTGACCTCATGGAGGGAAGCAGATCGAAAGTTCACCCCCAATAGGTTTGCCCTCCTCAAATCGGCTCTACTTAAATCCGCTCCCCGGAGGTCAGTGCCCTTCAGATTGACACCTTGGAGTGACACACCTGGGGCAATTAAGTACGCCCCCTGCTCTCTAGGGTCAAAGTCTGTTGGGAATTGAGTCGCTTCATTGTAGAGAGCATCAGTAAGAATAACCTCATCAAGGTTCGCCCTTGCAAGGTCTACCCCAAATAGGTTTGCCTTTCTCAAGTCAGCTCCACTGAGGTCGGCTCCTTCTAACTCAGCCTGCCATAGGTCGGCTCCATTGAGCAAAGCTTCTCTCAAGTCAGCACCACTGAGCGCAGCCTCCCAGAGGATAGTTCCACTGAACTTCACTCCACTCAGATTCGCTTTTTCCAGAGCAATTCCAAACAAGTTTCCCTGACTTAAGTTCGCTCCAGACAAGTCTGCGCCCTGGAGATCAATACCACTGAGGTTTGCTCCACTGAGATTGGCCTGTGGAAGGGACACACCAGGCCCAATCAAGTACGCGCTTGCCGAGTCGGGTTCAAAACCCTGGGGGAACTGAGTCGCTTCATCGTAAAGTGCTTCTTGTAGGTTGATGTCCTTTAGGTTAGCGGTACGCAGGTTGGCTCCCAATAAGTTAGCGCCGCTCAAATCTGCTCCACTCAAATCTGCTTCGCTTAAGTCAGACCCCATTAAGCAAGCGCTTCTAAAGCAAGCCTCCTTCAAATTGGCCTCTCGAAGATTGGTTTTCCACAAGTCTGCCTGACTCAAGTCCACACCACTAAGATTGGCTCCACTCAGGTCTACCCCACTGAGCTTTGCTCCCGTAAGTATGGCCTGAGGTGCAATTAAATAGGCTCCTGCCTTAACGGGATCAAAATCTTGGGGAAAAACAGTGGCTTCATTGTAGAGCGTGGCTTGAAGATTAGCTCCTTGCAGAACTGCATGACTCAAGTTAGCCTCACTCAGGTTAGCGCCACAGAGAACAGCATGACTCAAGTTAGCCTCACTCAGGTTGGCTCCCAATAGATCTGCCCCTGTGAGCTTAGTACTCGTCAGGTTTGTTCTACTCAAGTTGGCTCGCCATAAACTGACTCGTTGGAGGTCTACCTTACTCAAGTTGGCTTTACTTAAGTCGGTTCCACTAAAATCTCTTTCCCCGGCGGTATATCGCTTTACTAATTCGTCAGCATCCATATCATTTAATTTTGAGGCTGTAGTTCAAGAGTTCTCTTCCATGAGGCGTCGCGACGGGAGAAAAGCTTGCTCCATGTATAGGGGCTACTCATCAACGGAAGGCTGAAATATAAAGTATGAAAGCTGAAGTAGGAACCTAACCGCCGTCACCAACTTTTCATACTTCATACTTCACACTTCATACTTCACGTCAGGCTCCCAAGCCCAGATAAAATAACCTTTTTCTGTTTTAGTAATAACGGTTTTTTGAACTCTATGGCTTAGCTTAGCGAGGATTTCTAAAACTTTCTCCTCCGTTGTTTCGGCTCTGAAAAAGCTGTAGTACTGACCCTCAAAAAGAATAGCTAATAAGCGTCCTTCTAAATTGGGCACCTTGATTCGGCAGCGTTGATACAGAGTTCGGGATTCGAGAATTTTACTGTCCGCTAAATCCAAATCTCGAACAACAGACTCTTTACCATTAAGAGAAACTCTCTTCTCAACCGAATTATCCTCATCCAGTGCGGAAGATAAATTCTGTTGTTCAGAAAAGGTAGAGAAGGTGGCGATGTGATGAGGTAGATTCAGTTTAAACTGACCAAATTGAGTGGCATCAACCACTTGGTCTGAATTTTCACCAAAAATGACTGGAGTTTCAGGGCTACCATCAGGAGTGGTGGGAGATTGATTTGGAAAAATATCATCCGTCAGAGGAAGGTCTAGAGCCGAAATTTCGGGTCGGTATTCTGCCAAGTTTATGGCTCCTGGCTGTGTTCCCTGCCCTGACCAAATTGGCTGTGAATTTTGCTCCTGCTTTTGAGCAAGCGCAGATTCACGGTAAGCGTTCCATCTCCGAGTGACCTCAACACTAGCCATGCCTGCACCGACACTGACAACAATGGAAAATCCAATATAGGGAATGGCCACATCTTTATGTTCGCCATTAAAGAGCGGTTGAATTTCGCCACTAAACAGAGGCGGCAGTTCGACAACCAACGGTTCTTTCTTGATAAAGGCAAAGGGTAAGGTCAAAGTCGAAAAAACAGCACTCGAAATAATGACAGCGGGTAGTAAAACGTTGCTAAGGGGGTAACTGGTCATCTTCAACCGCTCCAAGCTGTGAAGCGTGGTAACTGGTCTCTCTCGCGTAGCGCACCCATAATTTCAAAAACTGCACATCTATCACACATTCCGCACCCTGAAGGGGGAATCGGGATGATTTCTCCGGTTACTCTAGCTGAAACCCTTGCTCAGCAGTCTTTTGAGAACTGACGAGAGCCAAAATCATCAACCC is a window from the Microcoleus sp. AS-A8 genome containing:
- a CDS encoding TetR family transcriptional regulator, yielding MTSYPLSNVLLPAVIISSAVFSTLTLPFAFIKKEPLVVELPPLFSGEIQPLFNGEHKDVAIPYIGFSIVVSVGAGMASVEVTRRWNAYRESALAQKQEQNSQPIWSGQGTQPGAINLAEYRPEISALDLPLTDDIFPNQSPTTPDGSPETPVIFGENSDQVVDATQFGQFKLNLPHHIATFSTFSEQQNLSSALDEDNSVEKRVSLNGKESVVRDLDLADSKILESRTLYQRCRIKVPNLEGRLLAILFEGQYYSFFRAETTEEKVLEILAKLSHRVQKTVITKTEKGYFIWAWEPDVKYEV
- a CDS encoding pentapeptide repeat-containing protein translates to MDADELVKRYTAGERDFSGTDLSKANLSKVDLQRVSLWRANLSRTNLTSTKLTGADLLGANLSEANLSHAVLCGANLSEANLSHAVLQGANLQATLYNEATVFPQDFDPVKAGAYLIAPQAILTGAKLSGVDLSGANLSGVDLSQADLWKTNLREANLKEACFRSACLMGSDLSEADLSGADLSGANLLGANLRTANLKDINLQEALYDEATQFPQGFEPDSASAYLIGPGVSLPQANLSGANLSGIDLQGADLSGANLSQGNLFGIALEKANLSGVKFSGTILWEAALSGADLREALLNGADLWQAELEGADLSGADLRKANLFGVDLARANLDEVILTDALYNEATQFPTDFDPREQGAYLIAPGVSLQGVNLKGTDLRGADLSRADLRRANLLGVNFRSASLHEVNLTDALYNEATQFPKDFDPSKQGAYLIAPGVLLQGVNLKGADLSGADLRKVNLFGVDLRFTTLEGANLQGAFYDEATQFPSGFEPTQAGMYLITPGGLLQEANLSKTNLSGADLSKANLSQADLTMADLWGMNLSEADLTGANLAGANLWGANLAGANLSEANLSGANLEEADLTGATLKGIDLSTVDLTQASLGGAIMPDGTIYNEKNPSFNQLPTPEPQ